Proteins encoded together in one Nostoc sp. PCC 7524 window:
- a CDS encoding glycosyltransferase family 4 protein, which translates to MNIKNQPKIKVTFYAIVPSPYQRDIFYALAQHPDIDLKVFYLEPACSDSPWPEKPLQPYENILPGFHLAWGLSRFHINWHLPNITDSDVIVLNGYMSVTAQLLLRFQAKQIPCVFWGEKMVGSSGGIKSKLQKTLATALEQCQAIAAIGSHAVQDYQQRFPGKPIFNIPYYCDLAPFSQEIPQRPRTPTTILFCGQMIVRKGVDLLLQAFETLINMGLEARLLLVGREADLPQMLTDVSETTRCYIEYAGFQAPEDLPQFFRQADIFVLPSRHDGWGVVVNQAVGAGLPVICSDAVGAANDLIEQGKNGYVFPNGDVATLTQILADYLQNPNAIALASDASLQKSVMWSAKAGAQNWVDALQRVIGN; encoded by the coding sequence ATGAATATAAAAAATCAGCCCAAAATTAAGGTCACTTTCTATGCTATAGTTCCATCCCCATATCAAAGAGATATCTTCTACGCTTTAGCCCAGCATCCTGATATAGATTTAAAAGTTTTCTATTTAGAGCCAGCTTGCTCAGACTCCCCTTGGCCAGAAAAACCACTACAGCCTTACGAAAACATTCTTCCTGGATTTCATTTGGCTTGGGGTCTGTCACGATTTCATATTAACTGGCATTTACCAAATATTACTGACTCAGATGTAATAGTCCTCAATGGCTACATGAGTGTAACTGCTCAACTACTCCTGAGATTCCAAGCTAAACAGATACCCTGTGTATTTTGGGGTGAAAAAATGGTTGGTTCTAGTGGGGGAATCAAAAGCAAACTACAAAAAACCTTAGCTACAGCTTTAGAACAATGTCAAGCGATCGCTGCCATTGGTTCTCATGCAGTGCAAGATTATCAGCAGCGTTTCCCCGGTAAACCCATATTTAATATTCCTTATTACTGCGATTTAGCTCCATTTAGTCAAGAAATCCCCCAAAGACCCCGGACTCCCACAACTATTTTATTTTGCGGGCAAATGATTGTCCGGAAAGGCGTTGACCTGTTACTGCAAGCCTTTGAAACACTAATAAATATGGGGCTAGAAGCTCGTTTGTTGCTAGTGGGACGTGAGGCGGATTTACCGCAGATGTTGACAGATGTTTCGGAAACAACACGGTGTTACATTGAATATGCGGGGTTTCAGGCTCCTGAAGATTTACCCCAATTCTTTCGCCAAGCAGATATATTTGTCCTTCCTAGTCGTCACGACGGCTGGGGCGTGGTGGTAAATCAAGCGGTTGGGGCTGGGCTACCTGTAATTTGCTCTGATGCTGTAGGTGCAGCGAATGATTTAATTGAGCAAGGTAAAAATGGTTACGTTTTTCCCAATGGAGATGTTGCCACCTTGACCCAAATTTTAGCTGATTACTTACAAAACCCTAATGCGATCGCATTGGCTAGTGACGCATCTTTGCAAAAATCTGTAATGTGGTCTGCCAAAGCTGGCGCACAAAATTGGGTTGATGCTCTTCAGAGAGTTATAGGGAATTAA